In Aequorivita sp. H23M31, a single window of DNA contains:
- a CDS encoding metallophosphoesterase: MTFQYASDLHLEFPENRAYLKARPIEPVADVLLLAGDIVPFREIDRHNNFFDYLSDHFEKTYWVPGNHEYYRSDLADKCGTFNEAIRHNLFLVNNQSLIIEDIKFIFSSLWSKISAENAENIQSQLNDFKLINYKNCPLKIADYNDYHKESLHFLERELSLSKHPKKVVVTHHVPTFRNYPLEYLNSPLNEAFATELESLIEKTQPAYWVFGHHHRNIPNFKIGKTELCTNQLGYVAYNEHLGFDPKKTIDL, from the coding sequence ATGACCTTCCAATACGCATCTGATTTGCATCTAGAGTTTCCCGAAAACAGGGCATACCTAAAAGCTCGACCCATTGAGCCAGTGGCCGATGTATTGCTGTTGGCAGGAGACATAGTGCCCTTTCGCGAAATAGATAGGCACAATAACTTTTTTGATTATTTGTCTGATCATTTTGAAAAAACTTATTGGGTGCCTGGCAATCACGAGTATTATCGATCTGATTTGGCAGATAAATGCGGCACTTTTAACGAAGCCATCCGGCACAATCTGTTTTTGGTAAACAATCAATCCTTAATTATAGAAGACATCAAGTTTATATTTTCATCACTTTGGTCGAAAATAAGCGCAGAAAATGCTGAAAATATACAAAGCCAACTTAATGATTTTAAACTGATAAATTATAAAAATTGCCCCTTAAAGATTGCAGATTACAATGACTACCACAAAGAAAGTCTTCACTTTTTAGAGCGGGAATTATCCCTGAGCAAACACCCTAAAAAAGTTGTTGTTACCCATCACGTGCCTACGTTTAGAAACTATCCTTTGGAATACTTAAACAGCCCTTTAAATGAAGCTTTTGCGACTGAGCTTGAAAGTCTCATTGAAAAAACACAGCCAGCATATTGGGTCTTTGGGCACCACCATCGCAACATACCTAATTTCAAAATAGGGAAAACGGAACTATGCACCAACCAATTGGGATATGTGGCATATAACGAGCACTTGGGCTTTGACCCCAAAAAAACGATTGATTTATAA
- a CDS encoding virulence RhuM family protein, translating into MKESEIILYTTPNGEVKLDIRFEDETFWLSQKKMAELFDVDVRTINEHLKNIFESGELDQEPTIRKFRIVQKEGQRQVAREIEFYNLDAIISVGYRVNSFNATQFRIWATKTLKEFIIKGFVLDDDRLKQAKNFGQDYFDELLERIRSIRASERRFYQKITDIYAEASIDYDPRAPITRSEICVRF; encoded by the coding sequence ATGAAAGAATCTGAAATTATCCTTTACACGACACCCAACGGTGAAGTGAAGTTGGATATTCGCTTTGAGGATGAAACATTTTGGCTGTCCCAGAAGAAGATGGCCGAGCTTTTTGATGTTGACGTGCGAACCATTAACGAGCATCTAAAAAACATATTCGAATCTGGGGAATTGGATCAGGAACCAACTATCCGGAAATTCCGGATAGTTCAAAAGGAAGGGCAACGCCAGGTTGCCCGTGAAATAGAGTTTTATAATCTCGACGCAATTATCTCCGTAGGCTATCGCGTAAACAGTTTTAATGCCACCCAGTTTAGAATTTGGGCAACTAAAACTTTAAAAGAATTTATCATCAAAGGTTTTGTTCTGGATGATGACAGATTAAAACAAGCTAAAAATTTCGGTCAGGATTATTTTGATGAATTATTGGAGCGCATACGTTCCATAAGAGCTTCGGAGCGGAGGTTTTATCAAAAGATTACCGATATCTATGCCGAAGCCAGTATTGATTATGATCCGAGGGCACCTATTACCCGTTCCGAAATATGTGTCAGATTTTGA